One Erpetoichthys calabaricus chromosome 8, fErpCal1.3, whole genome shotgun sequence DNA segment encodes these proteins:
- the fev gene encoding protein FEV: MNCIAWEGTNGEFKLIDPDEVARRWGERKSKPNMNYDKLSRALRYYYDKNIMTKVHGKRYAYKFDFHGLAQVCQPTSTEHALYKFQSNFTPLPFSGISKLNLVTPSVSASGFSYWTGSTSALYPSHSLQPPGPFTPVSASHISSINNISNINNHYH; the protein is encoded by the coding sequence ATGAACTGCATTGCTTGGGAAGGGACCAACGGGGAGTTCAAACTTATTGACCCAGACGAAGTGGCCAGACGATGGGGAGAAAGGAAAAGCAAACCCAACATGAATTACGACAAGCTGAGTCGAGCGCTTCGGTATTACTACGACAAAAACATTATGACAAAAGTGCACGGAAAACGCTATGCCTATAAATTTGATTTTCATGGGCTAGCACAGGTTTGTCAGCCCACCTCTACAGAGCATGCTTTGTACAAATTTCAGAGTAATTTTacgcctcttccattttctgggATTTCTAAACTTAACCTTGTCACGCCAAGCGTCTCTGCCTCTGGGTTTTCGTACTGGACCGGCTCCACGTCAGCCCTGTATCCGAGTCACAGCCTCCAGCCTCCTGGGCCGTTCACTCCAGTCTCCGCATCTCATATCAGCAGTATTAATAATATTAGCAACATTAATAACCACTACCACTGA